ctctttttccagacATGCAGGCAGGAAAGGAACTTACCATACCCTAAGAACTTGCAGTCTGGATAACGATCCTTCCATTCACAACTTCTGGCCCCTCAAGTCACCTCTTGATCAAGAGCAGAAGAAAGCGTATGTGAACTGAGTTAATGGACAGAACAGAAGCCACAGGACTTCTCCTAGATCCCCTTCTTGGGGGAATATTAGGGGGACATAAGCCAGTTTTTGTGCTATTGGAGGGAAGTAAGTCTCATAGTACATACTATGAAGCCAGCAAACTCTCAGCAGTCCATGCAGGGCATCCACTTCAAAAAAACATATGCAATAGCTCCCAAAAGAAAGCATAAGTTACCCTTGGCTGTTCTTCCTTCCATTCTACTAGCTAATAGTTGTAGTCATATTTATTCCATACAAATCTAACTTCAAAGTAAGACTTTGGAAGGTTTACAGACATCACTATTTTGCACGGCAGTAAGACAAGTCTACAGAGTTACTTGCAGTGCCATTTAGTTAATATACCATAATACCTTCAATACatactaaaaaataattttggaaattcACTGTTTTTTACATGCTAGCAGAAATGTGCTTTGTAATAGGCTGAAAATTATTATGACCTACGAAGAATTGTCATATATGTGTGATGCTGTACCAAATCTTGAAACAATAATGTTTAAGCACCAAGtgctttttataaatatatttcattacaaaaaacaaaaaaaaaatatcaggatAATCATGAGACACTCCTTTGCTGctcataaaaataaagcagctcatCACAATtgggaaaaaagcttttctttccctcataTCCATGACCTTAACTTATCTAAAATTCTTTGTCACAATTAGTCTAAtttagattattatttttgctgagAGCTCTGTCTGGTTCATTTCTTTTCTCACATGATACATATCCATTGACACATTCAACACAGTACTAGAAGGTGACATTTGGAGTTTATCAACATGTACCATGTAGGACAATTTTTGATAATGTCCCAGTAAGCTGCCACTGACTAAACAGCAGTCTAAAATCCATTTGGTTCCATTAATCTCTGAAAGTAAACCATTAAAACCTATCCTCTTCCTTGATGGGCAATAAAGTAAATGCAAACCTCACAATAAGAAGTTAATGATCTGTCCCTAACAAGGCTGTAACTTTGACGTACTCAACCACCTACTCTCTCAGTCTAGAAACAAGATTCTGTACGTCACCAGACATGTGCACTGAGCTGGAAATTGTCCATTTGTTACCCTTTTTGCTATGCTATATTCAGCTTGTCACAGTTGGGTATCATTCTTAATGGTgatttttattctatttaaaCTCCAAGCCAGGATACACAGTCAAACAAAGCCTTTTTTGGATTAGAAAATGATGTGACTCCACATATCCAACAAATCAGATATGCCCTCCACATTAACTTTAATAGAATTAAActaacaagaagaaaaacaatggcaaaaattaattgcattttcacAGTAGTTATTTACAAACTACATCCGTCCTCACTTTAATCTTTGGTTTAGTCTCCAATCTCATTCCAGCTGCAACTGATTGCCAACTGACATGTCTTTTGAAGTCTGCCATACAAAATGTTCCAGACCTTAAAAGTACAATAACCACACATAACCCCTCCATTCCTAAAGCATTATGATCCTTGtctataattttaattttaaaatttgaagttTTATCACCAAGTATGACATAGCTCCACTTGTCAGAGCTGTGGAAGTAGAAAAGGCAATTTGCCAGTCAGGAAGCTGGGCAAGAGCCATACTGCACTTAGCACATGACTTAAGACAGCCAAAGGTTAGCTTAATGCTGCCTAAGCTGAAATGGCCTTCCAGGGGCTGTTCTATCTGACAGCTTTGCTCTTTCCATGCTCATCCCACTAGGCCACTTCTTAGTCTTTATGTGGAAATGGGCTGTCTAGAGCTGGTGGTGCTGCCTTCCTGGCATTTAGGCATTCATTTAAAACAGTAGCATCCTAAAGGGCTGTTTGGAGCAGATTTTGAGCAataactacctttttttttttttttaagttttcagaaTTTAATTTAGAACCAATGTCAGAATTCCTGCTGTTATTGCCAAACACTGCAGTTCCAACAAAGGGAGAGGGTTTTTCTGCCCTAGAAATTCCATGGTCTGTGCATGTTTCTAGTAGTTTTCTGCCCTCTgaaattatacagaaaatatCTGATCAGATCAGTAAAGCAATAGAAATTACAGAGAATAGAAGCTACACAGAAAAGATCTGATCAGGTCAGTAAAGCAAGAGATCAGTATACTTCtttataattttgtatttaactTCCTCAGAcagttaataattttaatacttTCCCCACAATTTTTTCCACTCCTATTTTCTACTGGAATTTTGTACTTTTGTCCAAGTTTTCAATAACCTGAAAAGCTTTTGTAACTTGTTTAGCAACCTGGTTTCATTCCACTCACGCATTAAACCTCAACTTACAACATCACATCCTGTTTGCAATGGGTAGTGAATAACAAGGCTTGCTCCACTGCCTCAGTGCTGGTCCATGATACTGCCAacacaagagaagaaaatgtctttgGAGTATCTAAGACAGCTTGTCATGTTCTGGCCTACAACAAAGGGAAAGTGAAAAGCTGTGTATCTCTCTGCAGACTGCACAGGGATACACAATTCTGTTACTATTCCCTGAATCACCAATAAAAGGTAGGAAAGGGGTCAGTTTGGCTTGTACAACATATATGCCAATTTTATTTGGCCTAAAATGTGAATGCCATCTCTCTATATATCCTTTCTACAGTATGAACAAaggcacaaacacacagaattGTGACACCTCCATGTGCTACCAGAAACTTTCCATATTTAAGATGAAAGTACTCACAGTCCCACTGTCCTCCCATTCTTCCTGTGAACCACAATGACTCAGGCTAAACTGGGTGCCCTCCAGACAGTCCAAACATCTGTCCTAGGGTGAATTATTAAAACTGCAAATTACTCACCCACAAAAGACTTCTTGACAATGCTCAATCCCTTCCTTTCACTGAACCACGGGGAGAAGTTTCAGATTACGTTACCTGTTTCCAGCTGTCTTGGTCAAAAGGGTTGACAGCTTTTCAGATGTGACTTGCCAAATATCTGCTGATGGTCAAACCTATACTCCCTTGGCAATTTTTACCAGTAGTATTTATTAGGTAAGATTTCTACTACCTCTTAATTCGACCCATTGCTCACTACCTGAAAACAGACATCAACTTTTAGGAcaacttcaagaaaaaatagCTGTTTGGTGTGCCTGTATTCATCTAATAAGCACAACACTCAACAACAGCATACAAGTTCTATGTTTAACAGTCTCACTTATTTGTAGGAATAATTTCAGTGTAATAGCACACACATCCACAACCTACTCAGACCATTTATTTTGGAGCTTAGTTTTATCAGGAattaatttgcttattttttatgGAAAAGTCTTGGCCAAACCAAGGAATCAACCTTTACCATCCAAAATTTTATGCTGCTTTATGCTGAGAAAGAGACATCAAATTTCTACAGAAAAGGCTGTGGAAAGATTGTATTGCCCTATACATGGTAGGTGGGGGGGAAACCTTATAAAATGGAACAATGCAATGGTGCTCAGAAAAGTCCTTAAATCTTCAGAAAAGTCCTTAAATCTGAGATTTGGAAGACGGGAACTTCTGTAGAAGTGCAGTTTTCAAAAAATTAGCCCTTCTTTTTGTGATAATCAGGACAATCAAATGGGAATAAAGGAGGCTAACAAGTCTTCTCTCCGACCAGAAGAGGACGTTCTACCTTTATTTGAGTAGTTAATCTGTAGGAAAAGCCAGTTGTGtgagaaaccacattggatgaTGCATTCATACAGGACCACAGGAGGGTGagtctttttcctctcccttgaATGTTAGGCTGGGAAACGCAAGGATAGGCCTCGACATTTTCTCTCATCTAAAATCCAGATCCCTACCAAATAATCAGCTTCTGTTTGTAGTCCTATCCACATCATCTAAAACTTCATAAAGAAATCTTCCATATCAAAGAAAGGGTCCTGAGGGGGTCCATTCTTGATACAAACAACCACCCTCTTTTGAGAGGCAGTATGTTGAGGGAAAAAGAGTAGAAGGAAATACATTATACTAGTACAATGAATACTGACTTATCACAAAATAAATATCCCCCATatgtatatgcatgtgtgtgtgcatatatatatgtatgtatgttaaTAGCACATGTCACACAAGATTACACTTGgggattatttttccttctactcAGTATTTTGCTGCAATTTTCCTCAGAGACCAGCCACTCAGTGTTTTATATTATGGAGACTGTTGCAGCTACAGCTATATTACAGATAGGACAAAAACATACTTTTTATGTAAATTGAGAGCTAAATTTGAACTTTCTGAAAGTCTGAGATGTTAGtacatattattttttaaaggctttattatTCCAAGATCATAGCCAGCTGCAAAGACTGGATTCACATCCAAAAACATATATTAAAATGCATACACTTcttgttagaaagaagttttaaaaccTGTCAGACTGAGAACACTCTTTTTGTGTGCTGCCTGACAATTAACTTACAAATCGACCTCATTGGTTTTTTGGTAATTTAAATGTGATCGTTGCCAACGCAGAAAGGGGTGGGTGAGTCGTATAGGGAGGCACACAGTGACAAAGAACAAGCACTTCTTATTATACATTATAGCCCTGACATGTTGTTACACACAAACCcaatatttaacatttaaaaaagaagaagaaaaacaataaaagaaacagcagctgtttctGTGTGATGTCAGAGAACAGGTGTGATACAAATCTCCATACCAGCGAAATCATATTGATCTCCTGATGATGCACGCATGAAGCACATGTGCAAACGCTATCGACCCATCCGGCATCTCATTTCCAGGAAAACGGCCTGAAATTGACTCCCTGTGATTGAAAACATTATCAGGATAAACACCGTATTGGCCAGTTacttaaaaaacacacacaagccGAGTAAGGAAAGGTGAGCCTGCCCCGCAGCACGCCCCGGtacggcgggcgggcgggcggtgcTGCCTCGCTCTGCAAGAGCCGCCTGCGCTCCCCGCGCTGCTGCCGGGACGCCCCTCGGGCCACCCGCTCTTGGGGGAGAGGCGGCTcggccccggcgctgcccaACGGGTGGGGACAAGCTACTCCCCGAGCTGTGCGGCGGCGGATCGACGCCGCGCCCGGCCGTGGCCGGAGCCCTGCGGGGCAAGTTAGACGGGGGATCCGGGAGAGGGGCTTCCGGGAGGTCGCGAAGGAGGCAGCGAGGCTCTCGACCTCCACGCCTTTCCCTCCGCGTCCCTAGACGGGCCAAGGCCCGGCTCTGTGCCTCCGCAGTGGCAGGGGCTGCCCCGCGCCTCCCCCCTTAGCCGTGCCCGGATGGGAAACGGCCCCCCTGGGGACCTTACGCCCAGGGTACGTCTCCTCCGGGAGCAGAGGCGGGTTTTGAAACCGGCTCTTCATTTGCGGCTCGGGGGTGAGGGTTGTTTTGCTATTGACTGTTAGTGCCGTCTGCCATTAGAGGGCACTAAGCAACCCTGCATTAACTCTGCTTCGCGAGCGAGGGCGGAGAGgcgagaggggggagagagagagtgGCACCAATTTgggaaaaagattaaaaaggaTGTGGAGTCCCGGAGCTTCTAAAGTGCTCAAAATGCCCGGGAGCTGCTCAGGACGATGAtcataataataacaaaacaaaaaaaaaatatgcagagaGGTCAATCATTTACCAGTCTGCTTCTTAATGCGTGTGACCGCAGGTGGTACCGAGGGACATTGTGATTCATGCCCACTTTCAAAGCGGGACCAGGGCCCGGTCTGAGGCACCCAAACAACTGTCTTCTAATATTAGCACGGCTGTATTTCTGGATCTATTATAGTCTGTCCAGACAGATCCCATTGTAATGGGATCTTTTATTAAAAGATTAGCACTATCTCCTGCAGTtggtggaaaaaaatctgttatcaCTGAGTTATTTGCAGTTGTGGGGAGGGGGCGGGCGGTTTGGGGAGCCGGAGGGCGGGAGCGGGGAGGAGGGGTGTGGGGAGGGCCTGCGGAGGGCGCGGGCGGCCGCGGCGCACCGGCCCCTGACCCGGCACTGTCCGGGCATTCCTGTCTGCATACTTCGCAGTCTGTTGTGCTTTGGTGGCTCAGAAAAGCGAAAGAATCGAAATTAAAAAGGCAGCTTTTGAATAAACAATACCATTTTCCGTTAAGTAATCGTTTTGTATAAAAGGAAATATCGCCTACTCAGTTTCATTCAGCGGTGCCAAAAAATGTTATAAATGAGAGACCGCCAACTTTTCTAAGGGGAGAATAATGCCAGACTGTGCTTAATAAACTAGTGCCCTAGAAGTTCATTATCGATGTTGCAATCTTTTCTGATTCTGAAAGGAGACCGCCTACGTCGCCCCCATTCCCGTCTCGTCCTCCCGAGCTCCCAGTGAAAAGGCTGTCACTTGGGCACAGCTCTAGGTATTAAACTTTTATTtggttctttccttttttttttttttttttaggtttggggtttgtcggttggggtttgggtttttttggggccGAGTCCCGCCGACCGAGCTGTGTGAGCGCCAGCCGGCTCCCGCCCGTCGGAGGTGCGGGCGGTGGGATTTATCCTCAGCAGCCACTTCGCGCACGGCAAGCAGCGCCCCGCGGCCGCGGAGCCCCCCCTGGAGTGGGCAGgcgccgctccgcgccccgGCAGCCTCCGCACCTCCGCGCACCCGCCCGCGCCATCGGGTGGGACAAGGGGCGCCCCTCGTCCGCCCGCGACCGCCGCGGGTCTCCAGCCACCGCACCGCGGGCGCGGTCCGCCGCGCGCCTTCCCGCTTGCGCGGGCTTGGCCGGCTCCGCGGGCGCGGTGGCCGGTGCTGGCGCTGCCTCCCTTTGCTGCGCCAAGGGCTCCGGCGGCTCCGCGGCGCGGGGCTGGCGTGGGGCTGCGCGGGTGCGCGCCTGTGTGTGCGTGCAcctagagcagataattggagagGGTTTCCAGAAGGTGGAAAATGTCACCTGATTCACACTGAACTTTTTAAATCTCCCCACCCCCgagcagacacacacacacattaggAGACCGCCCACCGCAGACAGCTAAGACCCCCGTATAGATTTAAAGAGAGACTGCATTCAGAGCCTGACGTTCATTCAATAGAGCGATCATAAGCAGGCTGGCTGAAGCTCGCTCACTCTCTCTACTCCCCCTCACGCTGTTTCTGTGTCTCTCTCACTCCCTGCTATACTGAGGATGTTAAATCAGAGAATCCACGCGGGCATGCTCTTACTCCTGATGTTTCTGTGCCACTTCATGGAAGATCACACAGTGCAGGGTAAGACCAGATTGTTTTATTCGCAGTTATGTTTCtttattattactattgttttctgtctttcgGGCACGGGTTGGTTTGCTGCGGTCTTAAACACCTCTCTCCAAGGTCCAACAGGACAGAAGTAAACTGTGGGCATGGGATTGCTTTGTACCGAGGTGCAGAGGtgtcatttatttctttttgatcGGATCCCCGCACTGCTCTTCTTAGGCACGGAGGACAGATGAGGATGTTTCTTagtatttattgttattatggAGCATGAATGAAGAGCAGCATCGCAAGGGAACTTTCCCAGTCTCGGTTCCCGAATGAGTGCTCAAAGTTTGTTGGTAATTTAGTTCAGATTTTTATCTCCCCTGCCAGACGGAAGGAGAGGTGATGATGGGGAGCCCCACGATTACAGATGACATTTTTAGAAAtcaagattttcttctttaccctcctttttttttttttaatattaatgttgGAAATTCTCCCGCACTGAAGACTATGCATAAATAAGTTGGGTttattgttggttttgtttctttttttttttcccatgcgAACAAAACAAACCCGAACCTGGTATTGACAACTCTTAAGAGCCCTCTTTCGACACAAggaaatattgatttttagtTTGGGGGATTTTTCCCCTTGTCTTGCCCGTGTACCAACCACAACCTGTATGTCTTACCATTGCctgttttataattttttccttattttttttccttttctccctcacTACCAAGTTAGAGCATAAGTTAATCTAATGTAGGCAACTGTGGACgcgaaacttttttttttttttaagggcgTTGTTTGCTCAATGATTTTTAGCGGGGGCGGGGTGAGGGGGGCGGATCTTCCCCTGCGCCCAGCGACATCTCGGCTGGCCGATCCTGACCCCTCGTTGCGGTACATTCCCATCGGAGTAAGGAGTCAGGATCGAGCCCTGACTGGATTAGCACCAGAATCAATTGGTATTGAATTGCTGGAGAAGTCACATTGGTTATTCACGAGAGGCTCATCCCAAACAAAACTCTCTAGCTAAAAAAGGGGGAGTAGCTTTTACTAATGCTCTTGGCTTGACTCCACAAATAAAAGGGAtactagtttaaaaaaaaattaaaaaagcaaaaataacccCCAACAAAACCAACTCTATCCATTTTAAGGACAGTGTACTTTCCTCTGAAATGCTTGTGGGAGAGGTGGCACCCATAACTTTTCCAGCTTGATCGATTTTTAAAACTCTGTAGGGGCGTCCTACTCTATGTGCCCTTGTATTTTATATACTttgctcactttttttttttttttttttttttttgcgctCTACTGCCTTATTTTAGTGAAGGAAAGGCATTTGTTAATAGAAGCAGCGAAATGTGGAGATTTCGAAAGACTTCGCTAACAGCAAATGTTCCCAGTTCGTGCAGATTGCAAAATGGGCTGGGACTGAAACTCTGTGCGGCACTAAAACAATGCTGCTGTGCAGCCGCGGTGAGGAAgagagggcagggggaggaggaaggaatttGCAAGCGcggttttctttttattcccttttaaaTGCACATCTTTTTCAAGCCTCTGTCACGTGCCAGCAGTGCGCCTTCTGCTCTACATATGGAATAAATACCTCCGAAAACTGCCTCGTCCTGTTTTGATCaggtcttttctttctttctgtttttgtgtgtgtgtgtggtggtgtttttttttttctgtttgtgcttttttgtttgtttgtttggggttttgttgttgctgctgttgtgttGTTTTCAACTGCGCTCCCAAATGGGCCAGCGTAGCTGCGGGTTATGAAATAGGACAAATAAAAGTAAACAGTCTAGTAAAAGTCATTGCAAGGCGCACGTGCTGTGTCTGGGTCAGTGGTGACTGCCACTGATCCGgctgggtgtgtgtgtgtgtgtgtccccgcAGCTGGGAACTGCTGGCTCCGGCAGGCGCGGAACGGCCGCTGCCAGGTCCTGTACAAAAccgacctcagcaaggaggaGTGCTGCAAGACCGGCCGCCTGACAACTTCGTGGACGGAGGAGGACGTCAACGACAACACGCTTTTTAAGTGGATGATTTTTAATGGGGGAGCCCCAAACTGCATCCCATGCAAAGGTGAGGGGGGTGTTGGTGAGTTGCTCCTTGCTGACGAGCGGTtcaggcaggggctgggctgggggagaaGCGGGGAAGGAGTTGGGGGGGTGCGGCAGCGCGTCCTCCGGCTTCCTTCCTCAGTGGGGGTTTGAGGGGCGTCTCGTACCAGCCCCAAGATAAATGAGGGGACCCCCATTTCTGTTCAGCCGCGGTGCACATCGCGGGGAGGAGGGGAGCAACCTCATCTCCCTTCTGCCCTCACTGGCCAGGGGAATTATCCTCTAGTCCTGCTTCCCGGAGGGtgcggggggagggggggggatgAAGTAAGTTGCTTTCTCCATGCTCTGGGGTCatggtgtcttttttttctttaagcagtTTTGACACCAGGTCTGTTCTGCACGCTTGGTACTAAAGTGGTGCCTCTTTCCTTCCATCAGAAACATGCGAAAACGTGGACTGTGGACctggaaagaaatgtaaaatgaacAAGAAGAACAAACCTCGGTGTGTTTGTGCTCCGGATTGCTCTAATATCACTTGGAAAGGTCCCGTGTGTGGCTTAGATGGGAAAACCTACAGGAACGAGTGTGCCCTTCTCAAAGCCAGATGTAAAGAACAACCCGAACTTGAAGTCCAGTATCAGGGCAAATGCAAAAGTAGGTTTGCAAATCTAACCTGATCTCCCTCAAATGCCAAAGGGTGTGTGTCTGAGTGTAGGCGGGAGGAGCTGTTGGACCTACCTCCCCACAGGAATCAGAATGATGTTTCAAATGCTGGGTGACAGTAACTAACCACACTTAAGAGAGATGGATGTAGCTGGGTTGAGAGTTCTCCACAGTCTAGCAGCACTTCTGTCCCACTAGTTCCCCCAAGATGGGAAGGCTTCCTCAAGTGGCCTTTAGATGAGAAGACATGCTGAAGGCTCTTGTCTGATCATTTGTCTCATTGTGTTACCCATTCATTCCTCACTGGGACTCTGGGATCTCCTATTAATCActgtttgtttctgtctttatttcagaGACCTGTAGGGATGTTTTATGCCCAGGAAGCTCCACATGTGTGGTTGACCAAACTAACAATGCCTACTGCGTGACATGTAATCGAATTTGCCCAGAGCCTACCTCCCCTGAACAGTATCTCTGTGGGAATGACGGTATAACTTACGCCAGTGCCTGCCACCTGAGGAAAGCTACCTGCCTCCTGGGCAGATCTATTGGATTAGCCTACGAAGGAAAATGCATCAGTAGGTATCTCAGTCAGAGGGTAAGGATGGGGAGAGCTTCCTTGGTCAGCTGTTTCAGAGTATCATCTGTGAAACTGGATGGATATAGTGGGTGCTGGCGGGGAGGAGAGACTTCCAGAAGCCTGGGTTGATGCTCCCCTCCAGGAAAAGGAGAGCCGAGGCAAGCTTTGCCCCAGAAAAGATTGCCAAAGGGGTGAGGGAGTAGAGGGCCAGATCCTGATTCTCTTGCTATCTCTGTGGGTGCTGACATTAGTATCCAAGGGAGAAATACCCACCATTAAACAGATGATGACATAGTTACAGTGTAGCAAGATCTCCATATTCAGTGGATGTGGATTCCTGGAAACAATTGTCTACAAGTGGTCTTGGCAATGCTTACATTAACTTAATTGGAAACATCTGATTACTTTTTCCGCTTCAGAAATATTGCAGAGTTTGGAGATGGTTGGTGGGTGAAGATAGGAAAATAATCTCTGTGCATCTTGACATTTTGTGttgtgattttcagaaaggactGAGAATGAAGCATGTTACAAGAAAACACCTTCGAAAGTGCAGCCTCTGCTCCCCAAAACTGTTGGGGAAATTCAGGGGAGTCTCAGGCTGCTTTTAGTTGGTATAGGTTGAAGTGAATTCCCTTTCCAATCTTGTAGACAACTACTGTGTGTGGGTTAGTTTAAAAGTAATTGATTTAGAAATGCTGAATGTGTTGGCAAACTTTGCACTTACTGCTGAGTTGGGGATCTGAATTTCCATTTACATCAAACAGAGCAGGAAGGTCATGTACAATAGGCAAATGTAATTCTGTATTCCCAGGATCAAGctctgctggcacagctgtATTTCCTTCCCCACATGTAGACAGGCAATGGTGTCCAAGGGACTACTTTCTTGAGCAAAATTAGCAAGTATCATCAAATCTACTGCATCTGAGCTTTGTCTGTTCACAGTTCGAAGCAGAAAGGGAGTTTGGGGTTGattgttgttgcttttcttttttttctttgtcttttcacTTACCTCTAGTATCCTGTGTATATTTTTAGAAGCCAAATCCTGTGAAGACATTCAGTGCAGTGCTGGGAAGAAATGCTTGTGGGATTTTAAGGTTGGCAGAGGTCGGTGTGCCCTCTGTGATGAGGTTTGCCCTGAAAGCAAGTCAGACGAGGCAGTCTGTGCCAGCGATAA
The Columba livia isolate bColLiv1 breed racing homer chromosome Z, bColLiv1.pat.W.v2, whole genome shotgun sequence genome window above contains:
- the FST gene encoding follistatin isoform X2, whose amino-acid sequence is MLNQRIHAGMLLLLMFLCHFMEDHTVQAGNCWLRQARNGRCQVLYKTDLSKEECCKTGRLTTSWTEEDVNDNTLFKWMIFNGGAPNCIPCKETCENVDCGPGKKCKMNKKNKPRCVCAPDCSNITWKGPVCGLDGKTYRNECALLKARCKEQPELEVQYQGKCKKTCRDVLCPGSSTCVVDQTNNAYCVTCNRICPEPTSPEQYLCGNDGITYASACHLRKATCLLGRSIGLAYEGKCIKAKSCEDIQCSAGKKCLWDFKVGRGRCALCDEVCPESKSDEAVCASDNTTYPSECAMKEAACSMGVLLEVKHSGSCN
- the FST gene encoding follistatin isoform X1, whose translation is MLNQRIHAGMLLLLMFLCHFMEDHTVQAGNCWLRQARNGRCQVLYKTDLSKEECCKTGRLTTSWTEEDVNDNTLFKWMIFNGGAPNCIPCKETCENVDCGPGKKCKMNKKNKPRCVCAPDCSNITWKGPVCGLDGKTYRNECALLKARCKEQPELEVQYQGKCKKTCRDVLCPGSSTCVVDQTNNAYCVTCNRICPEPTSPEQYLCGNDGITYASACHLRKATCLLGRSIGLAYEGKCIKAKSCEDIQCSAGKKCLWDFKVGRGRCALCDEVCPESKSDEAVCASDNTTYPSECAMKEAACSMGVLLEVKHSGSCNSINEDPEDEEEEEDQDYSFPISSILEW